The nucleotide sequence CGAGGTCTGAGTTCCAGGATTCCCAAGGGCCCCAGGTCCTTGGGCGGGGTTCCGGGGCAGGGCCCCGGGTTGGAACCTCCGCCCCCGCAAAACCGGGCTGGCGGCTCCAAATGCAGGGTTCCACCCTGCACCCGCCAAAGGTCTCGACCTTTGGGATGCGCGACATGGGGCGATGCCTCAGACGGCCGGGGTGGCGACACCCCGGCCGTTTCGCGTTGCGCGGCGCGAAGCGCGGGTGCGGCAGGGCCGCCACAGTGCGGCGGAAATCCCCCGCCGTCCCCGCTTCCCCGGACCCCGCTCCCGGCACCGCCTTGCGGGCATCGCATTTGATGGCGAGGGCAGAGGCCGCGCGCCATGAGGGGGCGCCCCCACGGGATCCGAGGTCGATGACGCGTCCGTTTCTGTCGACAACCGCCGTTCTGGTGCTCGCCGCCAGCCTCGGGGCCTGCGCCTCGCAGCGTCTCGACGCCCCGCGCACCCGCGGGCCCGGGCCCCAGGCCGCCCTCGACACCTCCGTGCCGGCCGTGCCCTCGGGCGCCGTGACGACCAGCCCGCTCGCGCCCCCGCCCGGCGTCGCCGCCGCGCCGGACGGCCCGGTGGTTGCCCCCGGCACCCAGGTCGCGACCGCGGCGCCGCCCGCCTCGAACGTCATCCCGGAGCCCGTCGCGCCCCCGCCCGCCCCGCCGCCGGTCGTGGCGAGCGGCCGCTCGGCCGTGGTCGGCACCTGGGACGCCAAGGACGCCACCGGCGCGAGCTGCAAGGTCACCCTGTCGAGCGCGCCCGCCCTCGACCTCTACAAGGCGAGCGCCGGCGGCTGCCCGAACAAGGACCTCGCCAAGGTCTCGGCCTGGGATTTTCGCGACGGCGAGGTCTACCTCTACCAGGCCGGGGGCACCGTGGCGGCGCGCCTGCGCCAGGGCGGCGGGGCGCTCGACGGCCAGCTGACCAAGTCCGGCGCCTCCCTGGCGCTGGTGCGCTGAGGCCGTGCCGGCCCGGCCGCTGATCCTCTGGCCCGATCCGCGGCTGCGCCAGCCATGCGCGCCCGTCGAGACCTTCGACGACAACCTGCGGGTGCTGGCCGAGGACCTCACGGCGAGCCTCGACGCCGCGATGGCGGCGGGGCTCACCGCGGCGCATATCGGTGAGCTGCGCCGCCTCGTGGTGCTGCGCCCCGAGCCCGGCGGCCCGGCCACGCTCTACTGCAATCCGGAAATTCTGGAGGCAGCGCCCGAGCGCGCGGACGGGCGCGAGGGCAGCGTCTCGATGCCGGGCGTCGCCGAGACGGTGGCGCGCGCCGCCTGGGTACGGGTGCGCTACCGCGACCTCGACGGCGCCGAGCAGGAAGAGCGCGCCGAGGGTTTTCGAGCGGCCTGCCTTCAGCACGAGATCGACCAGCTCGACGGCATCTTCTGGATCGAGCGCCTGTCGCGCCTGCGCCGCGAGCGCGTCCTGAAGCGCTTCGCCAAGCTGCGGGATGCGGGATAGCGCGGAAGACCGCTCTCCGCGCCAAGCCCCTGCACCGGAGAGATGGCTGCTCGGATGTTCGGGCGAGGAACCGCTTCTCTCTCCACGGGTTCGGCCCGCGGATACAGGAGCCTCCCGCCCATGCGCATCACGACCGTCGCCGACCTCGTCGTCGAGACCCTGGAGGAGGCCGGCGTCCGCCGCATCTTCGGCGTCGTCGGGGACAGCCTGAACGCCCTCACGGAATCTCTCCGGGCGCGCGGCACGATCGACTGGATCCACGTCCGCCACGAGGAGGCGGGCGCCTTCGCGGCCGGGGCCGAGGGTCAGATCACGGGGCACCTCGCCGTCTGCGCCGGCTCCTGCGGGCCGGGCCACGTGCACCTGATCAACGGCCTCTACGATTGCCACCGCACCGGCGTGCCGGTTCTCGCCATCGCCGCCCACATCCCCTCGGCCGAGATCGGCTCCGGCTACTTCCAGGAGACGAACCCGACCGCTTTGTTCCGCGATTGCAGCCATTATTGCGAGCTGGTCTCGGACCCGGCGCAGCTTCCTTTCGTGCTGGAGAACGCGATCCGCGCGGCGATCGGCCAGCGGGGCGTGGCCGTGGTGGTGATCCCGGGCGACGTCGCCCTGAAGGACGCGCCCAAGGATGCGGCCAAGCGCGGCCCGACGCCCCGCGCGGGCCTGATCCCGCCGCGGCCCGTGGCGCGCCCGGCCGACTCCGAACTCGACGCGCTGGCCGCCCTGCTCAACGGCTCGCGGCGCGTCACCCTGCTCTGCGGGCGCGGCTGCGCGGGCGCGCATGCCGAGCTGATGCAGCTCGCCGAGGCCCTGAAGAGCCCGATCGTGCACGCGCTCGGGGGCAAGGACCACGTCGAGTACGACAACCCCTACGATGTCGGCATGACCGGCCTGATCGGCTTCTCCTCGGGCTACGCCGCGATGATGGGCTGCGAGACCCTGCTGATGCTGGGCACGGCCTTCCCCTACAAGCAGTTCTACCCGCAGGACGCCAAGATCGCGCAGGTCGATATCCGCCCGCACGAGCTCGGGCGGCGCTGCCGGCTCGATCTCGGTCTCGTCGGCGACGTGCGGGCGACGATCCAGGCGCTGCTGCCGAAGCTCTCCGCCAAGACGGACCGTGCCTGGCTCGATGCCAGCCTCAAGCACTACGCCAAGGCTCGGGAGGGTCTGGACGAGCTCGCCACGGGCCGCCCGGGCAGCGGGTTGATCCACCCGCAATACCTCACCCGCGTGATCAGCGAGGCGGCCGCGGACGACGCCGTGTTCACGGCCGACGTCGGCACGCCCACCGTCTGGGCGGCGCGCTACCTCCAGATGAACGGCCGGCGCCGCCTCATCGGCTCCTGGGTGCACGGCTCGATGGCCAACGCCATGGCGCAGGGCATCGGCATCCAGGCGGCGGAGCCGAACCGGCAGGTCGTCGCCCTCGCGGGCGATGGCGGGTTCGCGATGCTGATGGGCGACTTCCTAACGCTGCGCCAGCACCGCCTGCCGCTGAAGGTGGTGGTGTTCAACAACGGCTCGCTCGGCTTCGTCGAGATGGAGATGAAGGCCGCGGGCTACATCGAGACCGGCGTGGCGCTCGACAACCCGGACTTCGCCGCCATGTCGCGGGCCGCCGGCATCTTCGCCCTGCGCGTCGAGGACCCGGGCGATCTGCCGGGCGCCGTGAAGGAGTTCCTGGCCTTCGATGGCCCCTCGCTCCTCGACGTGACGGTGGCGCGGAACGAATTGTCGATTCCCCCGAAGATCGACGGCCAGCAGGTGAAGGGCTTCAGCCTCTACATGCTACGCGCCGTGATGAGCGGACGCGGTGACGCGGTTCTCGACCTCGCCAAGACCAACCTCATCCGCTAGACCGGGACGGCCAGTTTCGAACCGTTCCACACGCACACGTGAGCAGGGAGCTGGCGAGCCGGGAGCCGCCATGCGTATCGGACTGTTCGTCCCCTGCTACGTCGACGCCTTCGAGCCCGAGGTCGGCATCGCCACCCTGGAGCTGCTGGAGCGCTTCGGCCTCGACGTGGAATACCCCTACGACCAGACCTGCTGCGGCCAGCCGATGACCAATACCGGCTGCCATCAAGAGGCGGCCGCCACCGAGGCGCTCTTCGTCAAGAACTTCTCCGGCTTCGACTACGTGGTCGCCCCGTCCGGCTCCTGCGTGCATCAGGTGCGCGAGCACCTCACCGCGATCCCACAGACCGAGGAGGTGAAGCGCGTCCGCGAGAGTACCTACGAGCTGGTCGAGTTCCTGCACGACGTGCTGAAGGTCGAGGCGCTGCCCTGGGCGCGATTTCCCCACAAAGTCGCCTACCACGCCAACTGCAACGCGCTGCGCGGCATCGGGCACGCCCGTCCGTCGGAGCTGAACCTGCCCTACTTCTCCAAGCCCCTGAACCTCCTGCAGAAGGTCGAGGGCGTGGAGCTGGTCAACCTCGCCCGGCCCGACGAGTGCTGCGGCTTCGGCGGCACCTTCTCGGTCTTCGAGCCGGCGGTCTCGGCCAAGATGGGCTACGACAAGGTGGCCGACCAGAAGCGGGCCGGGGCCGACTACGTGGTCTCGGCCGATTCCTCCTGCCTGATGCACCAGAAGGGCTGCGCCGAGCGCCTCGGCCTGCCGCTCAAGTACATCCACATCGCCCAGGTGCTGAACGGAGCCGCCGCATGAGCGAGGAGCTTCACCCCCGGGAAGCCGAGGGGATCGTCAATCCCGTCGTGCGCGCGCCCGACGACGAGAGCGAGCGCGGCCAGGATGGGCGCCGCCTCGACCATGCCGAGGGCACCTCGAAGCCCATCAAGGCGCCAGCCCAGCGCGAGCCCCAGCCCCGCGGAGCCAAGATCCGCGGCGACCGGCCGATCGACCAGGGCGAGGCCGCCGAGCGCTTCCTCGCCGCACCGCTCCACGCCGCCGCCCACGACGAGCGCCTGTGGGACCTGCGCCGCAAGCGCGACACGGCCGCCCACGGCATCCCCGAGTGGGAGGAGCTGCGGGAACTCGCCTCGCAGATCAAGCAGCACACGCTCTCGAACCTCGACACCTACCTCGAGCAGTTCGAGGCGGCGGCGAGGGCCAACGGCGTCCACGTGCACTGGGCGCGGGACGGGGCCGACCACAACCGCATCGTGCTCGGCATCCTGCGCGACCACGGCGCCAGGACGCTGGTGAAGTCGAAGTCGATGCTCACCGAGGAGTGCGGCTTCCGGCACTTCATGGAGGGCGAGGGCGTCGAGATCATCGAGACCGATCTCGGCGAGCGCATCCAGCAGCTCGACAACGAGGAGCCGAGCCACGTCGTGGTGCCGGCCGCCCACAAGACCCGCTTCGACGTGGCCGAGGTCTTCGCCCGCACGCTCGGCACCGACCCGGACAACGACGACGCCCACTACCTCGCCGAGAGCCAGCGCGAGACCACGCGGCCCTACATCCTGAACGCCGACGCGGGGCTGACCGGCTGCAACTTCGCGGTGGCCGAGACCGGCACGGTCGTCACCTGCACCAACGAGGGCAATGCCGACCTCTCGGGCAACGTGCCGAAGCTCCAGATCCACTCGATCGGCATCGAGAAGCTGATCCCGCGCGTCGAGCATCTGGGC is from Methylobacterium radiodurans and encodes:
- a CDS encoding lactate utilization protein B; this encodes MSEELHPREAEGIVNPVVRAPDDESERGQDGRRLDHAEGTSKPIKAPAQREPQPRGAKIRGDRPIDQGEAAERFLAAPLHAAAHDERLWDLRRKRDTAAHGIPEWEELRELASQIKQHTLSNLDTYLEQFEAAARANGVHVHWARDGADHNRIVLGILRDHGARTLVKSKSMLTEECGFRHFMEGEGVEIIETDLGERIQQLDNEEPSHVVVPAAHKTRFDVAEVFARTLGTDPDNDDAHYLAESQRETTRPYILNADAGLTGCNFAVAETGTVVTCTNEGNADLSGNVPKLQIHSIGIEKLIPRVEHLGVFLRILARSALGSPITQYTSHFRGPRAGTEMHYVLVDNGRAARLGMEEFWTSLKCIRCGACMNTCPVYRRSGGLSYGATYAGPIGLIIDPTFNKRKYSTLPFSSTMNGSCTNVCPVKINIHEQIFAWRKVLAEEHQIPMLKQGMMKAAGAVLSRPAAYRAAIGAADSALKVLPRFAVYNPLNTWGKKREMPDAPRQSFHAWYRENRMKGGAK
- the poxB gene encoding ubiquinone-dependent pyruvate dehydrogenase, whose amino-acid sequence is MRITTVADLVVETLEEAGVRRIFGVVGDSLNALTESLRARGTIDWIHVRHEEAGAFAAGAEGQITGHLAVCAGSCGPGHVHLINGLYDCHRTGVPVLAIAAHIPSAEIGSGYFQETNPTALFRDCSHYCELVSDPAQLPFVLENAIRAAIGQRGVAVVVIPGDVALKDAPKDAAKRGPTPRAGLIPPRPVARPADSELDALAALLNGSRRVTLLCGRGCAGAHAELMQLAEALKSPIVHALGGKDHVEYDNPYDVGMTGLIGFSSGYAAMMGCETLLMLGTAFPYKQFYPQDAKIAQVDIRPHELGRRCRLDLGLVGDVRATIQALLPKLSAKTDRAWLDASLKHYAKAREGLDELATGRPGSGLIHPQYLTRVISEAAADDAVFTADVGTPTVWAARYLQMNGRRRLIGSWVHGSMANAMAQGIGIQAAEPNRQVVALAGDGGFAMLMGDFLTLRQHRLPLKVVVFNNGSLGFVEMEMKAAGYIETGVALDNPDFAAMSRAAGIFALRVEDPGDLPGAVKEFLAFDGPSLLDVTVARNELSIPPKIDGQQVKGFSLYMLRAVMSGRGDAVLDLAKTNLIR
- a CDS encoding peptide deformylase: MPARPLILWPDPRLRQPCAPVETFDDNLRVLAEDLTASLDAAMAAGLTAAHIGELRRLVVLRPEPGGPATLYCNPEILEAAPERADGREGSVSMPGVAETVARAAWVRVRYRDLDGAEQEERAEGFRAACLQHEIDQLDGIFWIERLSRLRRERVLKRFAKLRDAG
- a CDS encoding AprI/Inh family metalloprotease inhibitor; this translates as MTRPFLSTTAVLVLAASLGACASQRLDAPRTRGPGPQAALDTSVPAVPSGAVTTSPLAPPPGVAAAPDGPVVAPGTQVATAAPPASNVIPEPVAPPPAPPPVVASGRSAVVGTWDAKDATGASCKVTLSSAPALDLYKASAGGCPNKDLAKVSAWDFRDGEVYLYQAGGTVAARLRQGGGALDGQLTKSGASLALVR
- a CDS encoding (Fe-S)-binding protein, translated to MRIGLFVPCYVDAFEPEVGIATLELLERFGLDVEYPYDQTCCGQPMTNTGCHQEAAATEALFVKNFSGFDYVVAPSGSCVHQVREHLTAIPQTEEVKRVRESTYELVEFLHDVLKVEALPWARFPHKVAYHANCNALRGIGHARPSELNLPYFSKPLNLLQKVEGVELVNLARPDECCGFGGTFSVFEPAVSAKMGYDKVADQKRAGADYVVSADSSCLMHQKGCAERLGLPLKYIHIAQVLNGAAA